The DNA region ATCATCAAAATATTATcgaaaaaataataatatcacATATGTTCAGATGcgaatttaaatttaaaattaatcCTTTTCTTAACCAATAATGTGTGCAAATTTTGTGGTTAACCtctttttaataaaaaaaaactcTGTTCACATTTCGTTAATCAAATGCAGAAGTTAAATCATGATATTTGTGAAAAAGATTAAAAATCTTAAGTTCCATATTAAAAATAgattaaaaaaattgaaaaaaaacaTATCTTATATTACAAATCAATTTTATAAATTCAGATCACTGTAAAAAGATTTATACTATCAATTtatcaccatcacccgtttgtattactttatagatttttaaaataaaagtcaaacttattttaatatctAACATCTAAGATTAACTAACCGTataaaatccttttacactgtcaatgtatttcaattaaatcttaatattattataaaatataatCTTCGTCTAACAAATCAATTTTATAACAATAAATTAATCATGTAAAATTTTAATACAACATTCAAAATTTTGACACATTCACACATTCAAGCAACTACACCAATTAACAAGATAAAATAATTTATATGTATATTTATGAATTtgtaaataataatataattataaaATGCATGAATGAATGCATCAAATTATGACGAAAATAACCCTAGACAATCCTGGTCCAATACAAAGTACTAGTACTAAATGAAATCCAATGGATAGTTATACAACACATCACAAACTCATACAAGAAAATGGTAAAGATTCCTTCCTCTTTCTACAACTCTTAATTTGACAGCTAGCCCAAACATTCTTTACCAACACCAAAATgtcctctctctctctctctctctctctaaccCTATTCTTAGAGAGAGAAACTCACTGCATTGATCAGTACAGACTTTATTAATGCTACTAATTATGAATGCCGTCGACCTAAAGTAACTCAACTGCCTCACCATTTCAATTCCACATTAATTATTATTCACACCCCCAACTACCCTTCAAATTAATCACCATTCACCTTTTTCAAATTTAACATTTTCCCCCCTAATAATATTCAAAGGGTAAAAATAAATCATTATTCAATTCAATTCTCTTCCATAAAATAAAACATTAGTACAAATCAATCTCTTAATTTCATTAGCAACAATGCcaataaaaattaaattatagaaaaagaaaagaaaaactcAAGATGCAGAATAAGGACCTGAACCCCTAGGAGAAGTGGTAGGAAAAAGAGGAAGCAAACGAGGTTCAGAGTCTCTCGGAGTTGAAACTGGTGAAGGATGTAAAAAGAATCCTTTCTCTTTAATCGCTTTATCTTCAGCTTCCGCGTTCAAGCAAGAGCTTCTGGTTGATCCGGATCGGTCAAACGGGTCGGGTATAAGAGGTGTAACCGGGCTTAAAACAAGAGAAGGAAAATCGAGGATACTAGGTGACAGGATCTCTTGTTTAGTACGAGGTGAGAAAgatgtgttgttgttgttggagGTGGATGAGAAAATGGGTAATAAAGGGTTGATGTTGAGGTTTTTATGAAGTGAGTTTCTTCGTTCGTAGAGTTTGAAACCGGATTGATGTTGTTTTTTGGGTATGGAGTTGATTGGTGGAATGTTGTGGTTTGGTTTGGAAGAAGCTTGTTTGGATGTTTCCGAGGATCCGGTTAACATTTGGACAACTTGTTTGAAAGAGGTTGTGTCTGCTTGAACGAACGTTGTTGGGTATGGGTTTCCGGGTTCGGATCTTGTTATGGGTCTTGGTGAAGGGATTTGATGACTCTTGGGGGAAGGTAGAGAAGATGGGGTTTGGTCTTCTTGGTATCTCATGGAAATGGAATCCATGGAAGAAGAGAGTGGAGAAGAAAGAGAGGAGAAGAAAATGGTTAACAAGTAAAGAGTGTTGAATAGAATAGAGTAGAGTGTAGAATAGAATAATGAGATGCGACTTTGGTTACATACTTTTGTTTTGACATAATAACATGTCCCATAATCACATGTTCATATTAAAGAATTCTttgtaaatatatatatttatatcaactattatttttaatttttattgaAATAATAAGAGTCATCAAATGGGTCGTCTCACATgtcttatttattttttatttttttaagaTAGATAAAAGTGTAAGGCCGTAAGACATATTTATTTTGTCTGCAGAgttttttagaatttttttttagAATGAGTACAAATTTTAGATAACATTCTTTAATATATTTgtttttttcaaaaaaatttatATACTTATgtaaatttttaaatttttttaggCTTTGAAGTTGTAGTATGCCAACTCTCCTCATCACACATACATTTTTTAAGATGGTCAAAATATTAGATTCATACATTTAACCTCTTATTTTTTACGagtttttataaaaaaatatacaTATTTGTCAATTTTGGAAAATTGTAACTTATTTTATTTAGATGGATGGAATCAAATAGAATAGAGTGAGGTAGGAGATGAAGTGAAGTGatatttaattatttgaattaattaaaataaaaagaatgaaGCAGAGTGAAATGATATGCATTCTACTTTGTTGTAACATTTATTACCATTTTCTTTCCTCCTATTTAGACATAATTAATTATTTTACTCCACCCAAGGATTTCCAAATAATAGAATAAAATTCTCACTCATGCACTAGAAGGACAACATAAAACCGTATCGGTGAATATTCACTTGAATCCATCCCAAATTtaatgcaaaaatcctcattgACTAGTTTGAgttaaaatttaaaaaaatttaatcaTAAAATAAGAAAAGGTTTGGATAATGGGACAATGGTATTTATTTTAAATTCgttcaatttattttattatttaattttgatgatttataatattaaatatatagtcaatattttaatattttgatttgtatttattatttaaaattgatgtatgaaatattttgaatttattttattttataatttataatgtaatttgatatttaaaaaataaatattttatcataaaaattgattttattaaaTATATAACGGCAGAGTGGGGAAACTTAAGCATGACAATTAGGTGGATCAGATATATTTTTTACGTttccaaactcaaactggaatTCTTGAACAATCATTTGTTTTTAACCTCAATCTTCATGACGAATTAAAATTCAAGCACGTCTCAAACGGGTTCAAGTATCTCCTTCCTGATAtcataaaatcaattttttaataaaaatattgatttttttaaCATCAAACtacattaaaaataataaaacaaaacaacctcaaaaaatttcatccatACATCTTAAATAtttaaatgataaaaataaattaaaaatcaaaacactgaccacatatttaatattttaaattatcaaaattaaatataaaaaaatacataataaaataaacaaagCATGTTTGAGATGAGTACTAGTGTCTCAATTGCCAACCCGTCTTTATATTTTGTAATCGaaaaaaattcaaattcaaaatcaaactcaatcaaaatGGTGTTTTTCCATCAAATTTGAGATGAATTTAGGTGAGTTTCCCCTAGTACAAATTATATTGTCCTTCTTAAGAATACTCAAATCAGACTTAAACTTATTTAAGAAGAATTTAAATTTTAATTCTACATCTCTATTAAAAATCATCAGATCAAttatttgaaaattcaaatttgagctagaaaaaaataaaaataagttCTAACTCGCCCATTATCATACATATTCTACTTAACATTCTTTTACATTTTTACATTCAGCTTCGTTCCACTCTACTATAAATACTTAATCATGAAAAGTCATTTTAATTGAGAATGAAATTGTTAAAATTAAAAGGTCATATTTTTGAATTTTGGTTTGATATTCTCCTTGTTGAGTGTAGATGCTCCTACTCACTAGGAATGTATAATGTGTCTAGCTAGTCTATAGAGTATTAATACCACTAGTGCTATACTAGGACTGTTTATTTACCCTAACATAACGTTCAAAAAAAAATCGTTTGTTTGGGGAAGAGATAGCGTTTACATTCTTAATTATTCTTTAAACACCTAAGTTGACTAATTAAATTTCTCTCGTGACCTTTGCGTGTATTTATAGCATGTACTTTGTCCATGAAACAGAATTAAAATATACTATTCCTCTGAAATAATGgaaatttttacaaaaataactcGGAATCCCCAAAATACCTTTGgtttcaatttttttaaataaattatcccacttttaggaggaggaGTCAATTgattggcgactcctcttaaaaattcAATGCagacgtcaattggattgactagagcaggtgccctagccaattggattggcgTCCCTGTGTATAACTtgagaggagacgccaattggattgacgcctcagtgtaaaatgcaatttttgtgttataaatagatgtgttgttTGAGTCATTGTTCCACATCTTAATTAATCATTTgac from Lathyrus oleraceus cultivar Zhongwan6 chromosome 1, CAAS_Psat_ZW6_1.0, whole genome shotgun sequence includes:
- the LOC127082082 gene encoding VQ motif-containing protein 4 isoform X1; protein product: MDSISMRYQEDQTPSSLPSPKSHQIPSPRPITRSEPGNPYPTTFVQADTTSFKQVVQMLTGSSETSKQASSKPNHNIPPINSIPKKQHQSGFKLYERRNSLHKNLNINPLLPIFSSTSNNNNTSFSPRTKQEILSPSILDFPSLVLSPVTPLIPDPFDRSGSTRSSCLNAEAEDKAIKEKGFFLHPSPVSTPRDSEPRLLPLFPTTSPRGSGGKMLNLKKVNGD
- the LOC127082082 gene encoding VQ motif-containing protein 4 isoform X2 gives rise to the protein MDSISMRYQEDQTPSSLPSPKSHQIPSPRPITRSEPGNPYPTTFVQADTTSFKQVVQMLTGSSETSKQASSKPNHNIPPINSIPKKQHQSGFKLYERRNSLHKNLNINPLLPIFSSTSNNNNTSFSPRTKQEILSPSILDFPSLVLSPVTPLIPDPFDRSGSTRSSCLNAEAEDKAIKEKGFFLHPSPVSTPRDSEPRLLPLFPTTSPRGSGKT